The following coding sequences lie in one Arachis ipaensis cultivar K30076 chromosome B03, Araip1.1, whole genome shotgun sequence genomic window:
- the LOC107631567 gene encoding E3 ubiquitin-protein ligase SINA-like 10 yields the protein MVKISLGGYDDGEGPSNRIQKRLRMEPEDGQASRNEKEEHAGDGGEARSAEHDENPVGSVSDDKDRSISVTIIDPDVLDCCICYEPLTSPVFQCENGHIACSNCCARLGNKCPMCSMPIGYNRCRAIEKVLESIKISCLNAKYGCKHMFSYSKKNEHEKECNFLPCLCPHSGCDFLASSEELSLHFSHRHIHSGIQFTYDKFFTVFLNLDHKTIVLQEKNDANLFVIHNNHELLGNLIHITCIGPKSKTGFHYDILARSQGTSLILQSYTKIVQGHFADAPSAGMLLIPSDFFGSGQIKLDIRIRS from the exons ATGGTGAAGATCTCGCTTGGCGGATACGACGATGGGGAAGGACCTAGCAACCGGATCCAGAAGCGACTCAGGATGGAACCAGAAGATGGCCAAGCAAGCAGAAACGAAAAGGAGGAGCATGCAGGAGATGGCGGCGAGGCTAGAAGTGCAGAGCATGATGAAAACCCTGTTGGATCTGTAAGCGACGATAAGGATAGGTCTATTTCTGTGACTATCATCGACCCCGATGTCCTCGATTGCTGCATTTGCTATGAACCCTTGACTTCCCCTGTTTTCCAG TGTGAGAATGGTCATATTGCTTGCTCTAATTGCTGTGCCAGACTTGGGAACAAGTGTCCCATGTGCTCAATGCCCATTGGCTATAACCGCTGCAGAGCTATTGAGAAGGTGCTGGAATCTATTAAAATATCATGCCTGAATGCAAAATATGGTTGTAAACATATGTTTAGTTACAGTAAAAAAAATGAACACGAGAAGGAATGTAACTTTCTGCCATGTTTATGCCCGCATTCAGGTTGTGACTTTCTTGCTTCATCTGAGGAGTTATCCCTCCACTTTAGCCATAGGCATATACATTCTGGAATACAGTTTACATACGATAAATTTTTCACTGTCTTCTTAAATCTTGATCACAAAACAATTGTTCTTCAAGAGAAGAATGATGCTAATCTGTTTGTTATTCACAATAACCATGAGCTTCTAGGGAATTTAATCCATATAACTTGCATTGGCCCCAAATCCAAGACAGGGTTTCATTATGATATCTTGGCTAGGTCCCAGGGAACCTCTCTAATATTGCAATCTTATACCAAGATTGTTCAAGGTCACTTTGCTGATGCTCCTTCAGCAGGGATGCTTTTGATTCCTTCTGATTTTTTTGGTTCCGGACAAATCAAGCTGGATATTCGCATAAGGTCATGA